Part of the Candidatus Brocadia sinica JPN1 genome, CACTTTGCCGGTATTCCAAGTACCGTTGGCGGGGCTATGTGGCAGAACCTACACTTTTTGTCACCCGACCGGCAACGGACGGTGTTTATCGGGGAAATAGTTCAAACGAGCCGTATTCTCACAGAAGATGAGCGGTTTTGTACGGTCGGGGTTGATTACTTTCAGTTTGATTATGACAAGAGTATCTTGCAGAAACGGAAAGACATTGTGCTTGATGTCACGTTTCAACTCAGTTCAAAGCAGAAAGAAGAAATACTGGCGGTGACGGATGCAAATATGGCCTGGCGTAATGCGAAGCAGCCGCAACTAGCAGAATATCCAAGCTGTGGTTCGGTGTTTAAAAAAATGAAAGGTATTGGGGCTGGAAGGTTGATAGAGCAGGCCGGGCTTAAGGGTACACGTATTGGTGGAGCGGAGGTATCGGGGAAGCATGCAAACTTTATCATCAATACGGGCAATGCCAGGTCTGCCGATGTCCTGCAGTTAATTCAGTATGTGCAGGAGGAAGTGAAACGGAAATCAGGGTATACTTTGGAAACTGAGATTGCGGTAGTTGGGGAATGGTGACTACATAAACAGTAACGAGAAAGGGCAGGTATACTGTTTTCATGCACAGAGAGTACCTGCCCTGTTCGCCTTTATCTTAACCAACCTTTACCGAAATCTGTTTTGGTTTTACTTCTTCTTTCTTTTGCATGGTAATCTCGAGCACACCGTTTTTGCACTCTGCTGCTATTTTGTTTGTATCCACAGAGGTAGGGAGGTCTATGGAACGTGAGAAACTGCCATAGCGTCTTTCCATGCGATAGTAATTTTTTCCCTTTTCCTCTTTTTCTTCCTTCTTTTCACCCTTAATAATGAGGGTATCTCCCTGGATCGAAATGTCAATTTCCTTCGGGTCCATACCAGGGATTTCTGCCTTCACGGTAACTTTATCAGCCGTTTCCGATAAATCAATAGGTGGTACCCACGTACCCGCCATGCCAAATTCAGTTAACTCTCCTCCTCTGAAAAACCGGTCAAACATCCGATTCATTTCCTCCTGCATGGAAGAAATGGATGGCAACTGCGACCACTTTATCAAATCCTTAGCCATACTATTGCTCCTTTCAAAAAATGAAAATGAAAGATATGAAATACATTTGCTTTTCGTAATAGCTAAAACAATGCCAATTATATTTGTGTCTGCGTTTCTTTTGCATAACACATTGCAAAAAAATAAGTTATAAGATAATTATGATATTCTGTCTTAGTATGGTTGGTGCTGTCAATATGGCAGCACTGTGTTATAAAATGGCATTATTGTGAAAGTAATTTTTAATTTCCTTGAAAATTTTAACTAAAATTTGTTAGTATAACGGGCCATGGAAATAAACAGAAATACGATAATTAAAGACCTCATTGAGTCTCATCCGGAGACACTCGCTGTATTCAAAAAGTATAACCTTGTCATAGCGGGCGGGGTTCGCGGGCCGAATGAACCCATAGCCTTTTTTGCCAAGGCACACGAGGTTGATTATGACACCCTTGTTAAGGAGCTCAACGAGGCTATTGAAAAGGGCGGTGGTGAGCATGTTGAAATTCCAAAGCTTGAAGAAGACAAGATTTATGAAAAGTTTGTGAAAACGGCGATTGTTTTAACGCTTACCGTAGGTGTAACATTTGGCGCCATCATATTGAGTTACATCGCTATTAAATTAAATTTTAATTCAATTTATTATGCACTCATTCAGGCACATGGTCACGCGCAGCTTTTCGGCTGGGTGGGACTTTGCGTTATGGGCTTTGCCCTATATATTGTGCCGAGGGTAAAAAATGCCGAACTCAAACACAGGAATCTGGCAAATCTCTGTTACGGACTTATTATAACAGGTATTTCACTAAGGACTATATTACAACCCATACCGTTTCATGCCATCAGGTTCTTACTTCCCATATCCGCTATCTGTGAAATCATTTCGATATGTCTCTTTGCATTTATTATCTTTAGCACCATATTTTCCAGCAAAGAAAAGATCGGCATCTTTGATAAGTTTTTCAAGGCAGGAATAATCTGGTTTCTCATCTCCATGTTTATAAATTTTGGGATGATATGGTATATATATAAACACGCTATTTATGAAATTCCCAAGGCAGTTTTTAGTCCTTTTGTACATCTCTATCTCTTCGGTTTTGTATTTATGTTCATCTTTGCCATTAATATCAGGACGGTATTTGCCTTCCTCGATATCAAACCTGTCAGAGAAAAGGCTGTCAATTTGACCTTTTGGGTTATGAATATATCAGTCCCGATTTATTTTGTTACCCATATGTTTGCGAATAAGAGCATCGTTGCGCTTCGGCTTTCACAATTCATTGTATTTCCTATGGCCTTCGCTATTATCACATTCATCTACGGTCTTCGCATCTTTGAGCGGTCTACTAAGGAACTTCACGACGTGGTGATGGACAGGAGTTACGCCAAGACTATTCGCACTGCATATATCTGGCTTATCGTCACCACGGTTATTCTGCTCATAATCCCATTTCTGGGGCATGGTTCCGAATTACAACGAAGGTTTCACGGGTCACTGAATCATGCCGTTACCGTGGGCTTTATAACTATGATGATTATTGGCTATGCATCGAAAATGATCCCCACTTTTAAAGGGATTGACATGTATAGCTTAAAATTATCAAACATTACCTTTATCTTATTGAACACGGGTTGTTTTCTCAGGGTATTTTCACAGATATTGGTGGGTACGAGTGGCGGCAATCCCATATTTTATGCTACTATGGGAACTTCTGGATGGTTTGAACTGGCAGCATTGGGTGTCTTTGGTTATAACTTGTGGAAAACCATGAATACTACGCAGGAGACAAAGCCTTCGGTATCTAAGAAATTAACCGAGATCACAAAGGATACAAAGGTCTTTGATGTGGTAGACCAATACCCGGAAACGCTACAAATATTTCTCGACTTTGGGTTTAGCCAGATGGCGAATCCGGTGATGAGAAATACTATGGGTCGGGTTGCAAGTATAGAAATGGCGACCAAGATGCACAATGTGGATATAGACAAATTCCTTAGTGCTCTTAACGACAAAATTGCTTCAAAAAAATAAAATCTTTTGATTTTTTCCTTGACGTAATACCGTGAGTGTAATATAAGTATCTGAAAGATACATAACGATAAAGGCAAACCCTGAGCAATCAGGGGACGCAAAGTAAAGGGTCTTATCAGTTGTTTAAACAGTTTAAGCCGTTTAAATTGTTTAAACGGCTTACGAAGAGATAGCCTTACTGCCGAAGATGTTAACCAACGTCTTTACAGTAAGGCTTTTTTATTTTACGGATATTTGTAAAAAGTTTCGCGTGCAACTCTACTGTTAGCGTAGTAATCGTGTATTACTTTCTTACCATATAAGTGTGCTATTTTGAAAGGAGGCAGGAAATGAAAAAAACCGGTCTAATGCGTATTACTGCGTGTTGCTTGTTTGTTGTTGCTGCGGTAGGTATGTCAGATGTATGGAAGGATAATATAGTTCTTGCGAAAGAAGGTATAGAGTCCAAGCATAGTGCAGAATCTACACCTACCCGTTCATTGATGCGGGTAATCAGTTCCCATACGTCCAGGATCCTTGAGGCCATAATGGACGGTGATCATGATGCTGTAATTAAGGAGTCATATGCCGTTGCAGAGAGTAGCCAGGCCATAATGAAAAATTTCTTTCCCGAGGGTGGACAAGTTGGAGAGTGGTTCAAAGAGACGGGTAAGGATCCAAAAAACGCCGAGGATGTACAGACGGTAAAAAAGGAATTTGAAAAATATATGAAAACTGTTGCTGATGCTGCAAAGAATGTTGCCGAAACCTCAAAAAAGCACAATATTGTAGAAACGTATAAAAGCCTTGATGCAATGTTGAAAAATGCATGTTTTACCTGCCATGAGACTGCCCGGCCAAAATGGCCAGAATGGCCGGAATGGATGAAGATAACCGGGGGTTAATCGTATATTGAGATAGCACATCCGCATTCGACGGATGTGCTATCTCTTATGGAGTTTAACGAATTATCAATGTTTGATCCGAATCTAACTCTTTGAAAAATCAGTGCAAATCTGCGTGAATCAGCGTCCAAATGCATTTTTTATGTTTTTAACAAATTCATAAAAGAACGTTTGTGCTTTTTACCAGCACAAAATGAAGAAAAACCCGCCTCCGGTTTCCTTGGTATGGCAAAAAGAAGCACAACGATAGCCAAGATAAACCATCCGAAAATCAGGGATGTCTGCCACAGAAAAAGATTGTTTCAGCGGATGGATGCGGGGAGGGATTATCCCGTCACGTGGGTAACAGGCCCGCCGGGTTCGGGTAAAACCACACTGGTTGCAAGCTATCTTGATACCTGCAGGGTCCCCTTTCTGTGGTATCAGGTGGATAGGGGGGATGCGGATATTGCAACCTTCTTTTATTATATGGGTATGGCGGCAAAAAAGGCGTTTCCTAAAAAACGAAAGCCCCTTCCCGTATTAACCCCTGAATACCTTTCAGACATCTCCTCATTTACCCACCGATATTTTGAAGAACTCTACGGCAAATTAAACCCGCCATTTATCATTGTCTTTGATAACTATCAGGACGCGCCTGATGAATCGGATTTCCACGACGTTATCAGCGCCGGTTTATCCACAATTCCTGAAGGAATACATGTCATCGTAGTAAGCAGAAATGAGCCATTGCCAGCGTTCTCCCGTTTGAGGGCAAATAATGGGATACATTTCATAGGGTGGAATGAACTCAGGCTTACTCTTGAAGAATCCAGGGAAATTGTCCGGATGAAAGACCGGAGATCGTTCACCAATGAAAGTATTACCGATTTACATGAGAAGACGGATGGATGGGCTGCCGGACTGGTGCTCATGGTGGAGATCGCAAAGACAAAGGACATCGGGCGCCACATCCTGAAGGAACTTACCCCTCAGGAAATATTTGATTATTTTGCAAACGAGGTCTTTAAGAAGACGAATAAACAGACGCAGACATTTTTACTGAAAACAGCCTTCTTGCCCAGGATGACGCCGCACATGGCAGAAAAGCTCACCGGCGCCAACAATTCTGAACAGATACTCTCAGACCTGAATAAGAAACACTATTTTACCACACAGTACGGTTATCACGTACAAAGCGCCTACAAACAGCAAGGAACCTCATTGCAAGATTCTTTGCCTTCCGGTGTGAGGAAGAAAGAGGAAAAACCGCACCATGCCATCCTGTCGTATCAGTACCACCCCCTTTTCCGGGAATTTCTTCTTTCGAGGGCGAGGAATTCATTTAACCCCGAAAATCTTTCGCAGATACAACGATACGCCGCGGAGATATTGGAAGCATCCGGAATGATTGAAGATGCGGCTGTGATCCTCAGGGACGACAAAGACTGGAATGGCCTCGCAAACCTGATCCTTAATCAGGCAGCATCCATGTCGGCTCAGGGAAGAAACAAGACCCTTGAGGAATGGCTTCTCAGTTTTCCACGTGACATGCTGGAGAATACCCCCTGGCTTCTTTACTGGCTGGGCGTCTGTCGCTTTTTGTATAATAATCCTGCCGAAAGCCGTACGTATTTTGATAAGGCATTTGAGCAGTTTCGTGCTCAGGGGGACTTTACCGGAGTATGGTTATCCTGGGCATATGCAGTAGATACCTTTTTCCATGAATTTGATAATTTTTCCCCCTTCGATTCATACATTCAGATATTTGAAGAACTCATTCAGCAAAGGCCTGTATTTCCTTCACCCGAAATAGAATTTCGCATCATTTCCTGCAGGTTTATTTGTATGATGCTTAGGCAGCCGGATCACTCTGAAATTAAACTATGGGCGGAACGGGTATTCGCTCTCCTGCAAAAGTGTAGTGACGTGAACCTCTGTTTACAAACGGGATTTTATCTGTCAGTTCATTACGTGTGTATGGGCGATTTCATCCGTGCCGGTATTCTGATTAATCTTCTTCGCAAACGGGCACAGGCAGAAACGGCCATCCCCTTAATGCGGCTTTTGGTAAAAGCTGCCGGGGTGCTTTATTCATTGAACACCGGTTCCTCGGGCTTGTGTATTCAGCATGTTTCTGAAGCGTTAGCGTATGCCCATGAAACAGGTGTGCATATTTGGGATATCCATGTGTTGTCAACCGGGGTATGTGCTGCCCTCAATGATGGTGATATGGACACAGCCACACGATTGCTGCGAAAGATCGAACCGGGTCTGGCAATGGCACGAAAAATCGATGTCGGTTTCTATCATCACATCAGTGCCATGAAGGAGATGCTTATGGGCAATTTATCATTGGCCGCAGAACACATACAAATAAATGTGCGTATACTTTCTGAAATAAACGCTCATTTTGCTCTCACATTGGGCAGGATTACTATGTCCCACGTTTACGCCGCTTTGGGAAAATATCCTGAGGCGGTAGCTCAGCTTGCACTCGCCAGGCAAATTGGTCTTTGGATGAAGAGCAAACATATTGAGTATATGTGTCTCCTGACAGAGGCGTATTATGCCCTGGAGTTGGGAATTGAGGGGGTAGATGAATTGAGCAATGCAGAGACAAGCAGGCATTTGCCCTTTTCTCCCCCATACGATAAAGGTAAAGAATCTGAGGGGGATTCACAACTCCCCCGGTCCCCATTTGTTGAGGTGGACGCTGTGCACGGGATCGAGATACTTCGCAGGGCAATGGCGCTGGGGCGTGAACAGAACTTTATCGGTTGTTTTATCTGGCGTTTTGACATCATGCCCCGGCTGTGTGTAAAGGCATTAGAAGCAGGGATCGAGGTTGCGTACGTACGACACCTTATCCGCAAACGGAATCTGATCCCTGACGACCCTCCCATCCAATGTGAAAACTGGCCGTGGCCAATAAAGATATTTACCCTGGGCAGGTTCATGATTCTCAAAGAGGATAAACCAATACAATTTGCCGGGAAAGTCCAGCACAAACCGTTGGAAATGCTCAAGGCGATCCTGTCAATTGGAGGCGGTGAAGCGCCTGAAGATCAGTTGGTCGATGCCCTCTGGCCAGACGCAGAAGGCGATACGGCTCATCATGCCTTCGAAATTACCCTGCATCGCCTGAGACGCCTCCTGGACAGTGATAAAGCCGTTATCCGCCATGGAGGGCTGGTGTCATTGGATAAGAGATATTGCTGGGTGGATATGGTGTCATTTGAACGGATGGTTGAAGATATTGAAGATATGCGCAGGGAAATGGAGAAACGGGGAACCGGTGAAGCGGAGAATGGGGGAACCGGTGAGGCGATTCGGAGTAGTCTCCCCCATTCCGTTTTCCCGATTCCCCCTTTTCCCCACGCTCCCCCTATTTCCCCAACTCAGTCAGAGATGCTCCGGTTTGCGGAAAAGGCAATGAATTTATACAAAGGATCATTTCTTTCCCCGGAAACCCGGCACGCATGGGCGGCATCCGTACGGGAACGCTTGCGGGACAAATTCCGCCATCTTGTCATCTCACTGGGCACTCATCTGGAACAAACACGGCAATGGGAAAATGCGGCAGCACATTACCGGAAGGCTGTTGAAAAGGACGATCTTGCCGAGGCATTTTACCAGCGGCTCATGGTATGCTATCAACAGCTTGGTCAAGGCGCACAGGGAGTCGAAGTTTACCATCGCCTGAAGAGCGCTCTTTCTGCTGCATTTGGAATCGAACCATCCCCTTTAACAGAGTCCCTCTACAAGTCACTGTGTTGTGATAATACGTAGTAGTGGCAACTATAATAAACGCCTTAAATAATAACAAGAATGTAGGATGGGTGAAGCGATAGCGCACCCATCAAATTACGGTTTTGTATAGGGAGTTTAACCATGGAATATCGTAGGGCATGGTGCGCAGGAGGTTGGTATTTTTTTACGGTGGTTACGTATAAAAGACAACCGATTCTGACTGTACCGGAGAACATTTCTCGTCTCAGAAGGGCCTTTCATCATGTAAAACAAAAACGCCCATTTGGGATTGACGGAATTGTAGTATTGCCGGATCATGTGCATTGTGTTTGGCGATTACCCGAAGAAGATCGTGATTTTGCAACGAGGTGGCGATTAATCAAACATTTTTTTAGCCGGGCATGTTTTTCTTTGGAAGAAACGCAAAGCCACTCAAGAAAGGGTAAACAAGAACGTACCGTGTGGCAGAGACGATATTGGGAACACCTCATCCGTAATGAAGAAGATTGGCGGAGGCACATGGATTATATTCATTATAATCCCGTCAGGCATAAGCTGGTGGCAAGGCCATGCGATTGGCCACATAGTTCATTTCAAAAGGTGGTCAAACAAGGTTTGTATGAATGGGATTGGGGGAGCAGCGAACCTGAAACGATTGAAGAAATGGATTTTGAATGAGATTATGTAAAATGGTTATTATGTTGATGACTCTGCTCCGCCTGACCCATCCTGCATGAAAAACGACGAAACATTGGGAATGATGGGTTCACTTCGTTTAACCCATCCTACATAATCTAGTAGGATGGGTGAAGCGATAGCGCACCCATCAGATTTTATTCGTATAGCGACAGAATATAAAGCTGTAATTGACCAATATTTACAACTTTTCTGAAAAAATCCTTAATCCGTATGCTATCCGTATGCAACCGCGTGATAGCGTATGTCAAACAGGGTATCCGGCAATTGGCAATCCTTTAGTCGTCTTTATCAATTTAGTTTTTTTAATAATTTCCAATGGTCGTCTGTTTTTATAAAACCTTTTGTCAGATAGGAGGAGGACGCAACATGGAAGGTATAAAAAAATGGCTTTCAGTATTTTGTGTCTTAACCGTTTTTGTAGGTATCTTCATTTTTACCCTGCCTGCCTGCAGTTTTGCTGTTGTGTATCACACGAACGAAATAATCCAACAAAGTGAAACCACCTGGTACGCTGCCGATAACCCCCACATCGTCCAGGGATATGTAATACTTGATCCCACGGTAG contains:
- the murB gene encoding UDP-N-acetylmuramate dehydrogenase, with product MPLNISNLEKNKLLAPFTTYKIGGPADFFVEVHTISELIHALSEARRNGISFFLLGCGANILVTDKGFRGLVIRNLADKVTFSDDGKVVAESGAIIADLIVQCCDRGLSGFEHFAGIPSTVGGAMWQNLHFLSPDRQRTVFIGEIVQTSRILTEDERFCTVGVDYFQFDYDKSILQKRKDIVLDVTFQLSSKQKEEILAVTDANMAWRNAKQPQLAEYPSCGSVFKKMKGIGAGRLIEQAGLKGTRIGGAEVSGKHANFIINTGNARSADVLQLIQYVQEEVKRKSGYTLETEIAVVGEW
- a CDS encoding Hsp20/alpha crystallin family protein, whose product is MAKDLIKWSQLPSISSMQEEMNRMFDRFFRGGELTEFGMAGTWVPPIDLSETADKVTVKAEIPGMDPKEIDISIQGDTLIIKGEKKEEKEEKGKNYYRMERRYGSFSRSIDLPTSVDTNKIAAECKNGVLEITMQKKEEVKPKQISVKVG
- a CDS encoding DUF1858 domain-containing protein, translated to MEINRNTIIKDLIESHPETLAVFKKYNLVIAGGVRGPNEPIAFFAKAHEVDYDTLVKELNEAIEKGGGEHVEIPKLEEDKIYEKFVKTAIVLTLTVGVTFGAIILSYIAIKLNFNSIYYALIQAHGHAQLFGWVGLCVMGFALYIVPRVKNAELKHRNLANLCYGLIITGISLRTILQPIPFHAIRFLLPISAICEIISICLFAFIIFSTIFSSKEKIGIFDKFFKAGIIWFLISMFINFGMIWYIYKHAIYEIPKAVFSPFVHLYLFGFVFMFIFAINIRTVFAFLDIKPVREKAVNLTFWVMNISVPIYFVTHMFANKSIVALRLSQFIVFPMAFAIITFIYGLRIFERSTKELHDVVMDRSYAKTIRTAYIWLIVTTVILLIIPFLGHGSELQRRFHGSLNHAVTVGFITMMIIGYASKMIPTFKGIDMYSLKLSNITFILLNTGCFLRVFSQILVGTSGGNPIFYATMGTSGWFELAALGVFGYNLWKTMNTTQETKPSVSKKLTEITKDTKVFDVVDQYPETLQIFLDFGFSQMANPVMRNTMGRVASIEMATKMHNVDIDKFLSALNDKIASKK
- a CDS encoding cytochrome c; translation: MKKTGLMRITACCLFVVAAVGMSDVWKDNIVLAKEGIESKHSAESTPTRSLMRVISSHTSRILEAIMDGDHDAVIKESYAVAESSQAIMKNFFPEGGQVGEWFKETGKDPKNAEDVQTVKKEFEKYMKTVADAAKNVAETSKKHNIVETYKSLDAMLKNACFTCHETARPKWPEWPEWMKITGG
- a CDS encoding BTAD domain-containing putative transcriptional regulator; this encodes MAKRSTTIAKINHPKIRDVCHRKRLFQRMDAGRDYPVTWVTGPPGSGKTTLVASYLDTCRVPFLWYQVDRGDADIATFFYYMGMAAKKAFPKKRKPLPVLTPEYLSDISSFTHRYFEELYGKLNPPFIIVFDNYQDAPDESDFHDVISAGLSTIPEGIHVIVVSRNEPLPAFSRLRANNGIHFIGWNELRLTLEESREIVRMKDRRSFTNESITDLHEKTDGWAAGLVLMVEIAKTKDIGRHILKELTPQEIFDYFANEVFKKTNKQTQTFLLKTAFLPRMTPHMAEKLTGANNSEQILSDLNKKHYFTTQYGYHVQSAYKQQGTSLQDSLPSGVRKKEEKPHHAILSYQYHPLFREFLLSRARNSFNPENLSQIQRYAAEILEASGMIEDAAVILRDDKDWNGLANLILNQAASMSAQGRNKTLEEWLLSFPRDMLENTPWLLYWLGVCRFLYNNPAESRTYFDKAFEQFRAQGDFTGVWLSWAYAVDTFFHEFDNFSPFDSYIQIFEELIQQRPVFPSPEIEFRIISCRFICMMLRQPDHSEIKLWAERVFALLQKCSDVNLCLQTGFYLSVHYVCMGDFIRAGILINLLRKRAQAETAIPLMRLLVKAAGVLYSLNTGSSGLCIQHVSEALAYAHETGVHIWDIHVLSTGVCAALNDGDMDTATRLLRKIEPGLAMARKIDVGFYHHISAMKEMLMGNLSLAAEHIQINVRILSEINAHFALTLGRITMSHVYAALGKYPEAVAQLALARQIGLWMKSKHIEYMCLLTEAYYALELGIEGVDELSNAETSRHLPFSPPYDKGKESEGDSQLPRSPFVEVDAVHGIEILRRAMALGREQNFIGCFIWRFDIMPRLCVKALEAGIEVAYVRHLIRKRNLIPDDPPIQCENWPWPIKIFTLGRFMILKEDKPIQFAGKVQHKPLEMLKAILSIGGGEAPEDQLVDALWPDAEGDTAHHAFEITLHRLRRLLDSDKAVIRHGGLVSLDKRYCWVDMVSFERMVEDIEDMRREMEKRGTGEAENGGTGEAIRSSLPHSVFPIPPFPHAPPISPTQSEMLRFAEKAMNLYKGSFLSPETRHAWAASVRERLRDKFRHLVISLGTHLEQTRQWENAAAHYRKAVEKDDLAEAFYQRLMVCYQQLGQGAQGVEVYHRLKSALSAAFGIEPSPLTESLYKSLCCDNT
- a CDS encoding REP-associated tyrosine transposase, translating into MEYRRAWCAGGWYFFTVVTYKRQPILTVPENISRLRRAFHHVKQKRPFGIDGIVVLPDHVHCVWRLPEEDRDFATRWRLIKHFFSRACFSLEETQSHSRKGKQERTVWQRRYWEHLIRNEEDWRRHMDYIHYNPVRHKLVARPCDWPHSSFQKVVKQGLYEWDWGSSEPETIEEMDFE